CTGCGTGACAGTCTTGAACCCACTCCGCGACACCTCCACCGACACCTGACCCTCCGGCAGATCCGGCACGCTCAGCGGCGCCACCCCCACCCGCACGCCATTCACCCGCACGAGCGCGTCCCCGACATTCGACGTGACGTCCAGCGTCCCGAACCGCACCACGCGGTACACCGTCGTCCCCACCGTGTACGCCCCGGCAGGCAGCGCGCGCGCCGCCGCCTCCACCACCCGCGACACGTCCGACACGCTGCGCGCCCCGGCCGCCGCGTCCAGCGGCATCGGCTGCAGGCTGGCCACCGTGAACACCTGCGTGAAGCCCACCGTCGCCGGCAGCGGTGCGGGGACCACCTCACCCGGACGGGTCTGCACCGTCGGCAGCACCAGCGCCCCACCCTGCGCGGGCAGCACCACCGACGTCACGAACGCCGCCCGGTCCGTCCCCACCAGCAGCGACCCCGGCCCCGGCGCGCGGTACAACGCCTCCTCACCCGTCACCGGCTGCACGGCCCGCGACCCCGGCGCCACCGTCAGACGCACCTGCGCGCCCGGCTGCGCCCTAAGCGGCGCCGGAACACACCCACTGAGCAACCCCGCCAGGACCAGCCCGGCGCCCACCACACCACGTTTCATATGACCAGGGTAAGACACGCGCGTGACCCGCACCTGACCGTCCTCACACTCCGGCACCCACAGGCAGGGGCGGGGGCCGCAACCCACCCGCCCCCACCCGGCCTGGATTACACCAGACCGGTGACTTCCTGCTCGCGCCGCTCGGTCAGCGGAATCACCGAGGGACCAGCCGGACCCTGCGGACCCTCGGGACCCTGCGGCCCCACCGGACCCGTATCGCCCTTGTCCCCCTTCGGCCCCTGGATCCCCTGCGGACCCTGCGCGCCCGTATCACCCTTCGCGCCGGTCGCACCCTGCGGCCCGACCGCGCCCGTCGCCCCGGTCGCCCCGGTCTCACCCTTGATGCCCTGCGGCCCGATGGGACCCGCCGGACCAGTCAGACCGATCGGGCCGACAGGACCGATAGCGCCCGTGTCGCCCTTGATGCCCTGCGGTCCGATGGGACCGGTGAGACCGATGGGACCGGTCAGGCCGATGGGGCCGACCTCACCCTTGATGCCCTGCGGCCCGATGGGACCAGCGGGACCGGTGAGACCGATGGGGCCGACAGGACCGACCGCGCCCGTGTCGCCCTTGACGCCCTGCGGTCCGATGGGACCGGTGAGACCGATGGGACCGGTCAGGCCGATGGGACCGACCTCACCCTGGATACCCTGCGGCCCGATCGGACCGGTGAGACCGATAGGACCCGTCAGGCCGATCGGGCCGACCAGACCCTGGATGCCCTGCGGGCCGATGGGACCAGTGGGACCGGTGAGACCGATGGGGCCGACAGGACCGACAGCGCCCGTGTCGCCCTTGATGCCCTGCGGTCCGATGGGACCGGTGAGACCGATAGGACCTGTCAGGCCGATCGGGCCGACCTCACCCTGGATGCCCTGCGGGCCGATGGGACCAGCGGGACCGGTGAGACCGATGGGGCCGACAGGACCGACAGCGCCCGTGTCGCCCTTGACGCCCTGCGGCCCGATCGGACCGGTGAGACCGATAGGACCCGTCAGGCCGATCGGACCAACGGGACCCACGGCGCCGGTTGCGCCGGTGTCACCCTTGGCTCCCTGAGGACCGGTGGGACCGGTATCGCCCTTGGCGCCAGCGGGGCCGACGGCGCCAGTTGCGCCGGTGTCACCCTTGGCTCCCTGGGGACCGGTATCGCCCTTGGCGCCAGCGGGGCCGACGGCGCCAGGTTGCGCCGGTGTCACCCTTGGCTCCCTGGGGACCGGTATCGCCCTTGGCGCCAGCGGGGCCGACGGCGCCGGTTGCGCCGGTGTCGCCCTTGGCTCCCTGGGGACCGGTGGGACCGGTATCGCCCTTGGCGCCAGCGGGGCCGACGGCGCCAGTTGCGCCGGTGTCGCCCTTGGCTCCCTGGGGACCGGCGGGACCGGTATCGCCCTTGGCGCCAGCGGGGCCGACGGCGCCAGTTGCGCCGGTGTCACCCTTGGCTCCCTGGGGACCGGTGGGACCGGTATCGCCCTTGGCGCCAGCGGGGCCGACGGCGCCGGTTGCGCCGGTGTCGCCCTTGGCTCCCTGAGGACCGGCGGGACCGGTATCGCCCTTCTCGCCTTTCGCTCCGGTGGCCCCTGCGGCGCCGGTGTCGCCCTTGTCCCCCTTCGGACCGGCGGGACCCGCAGGACCGGCTGGTCCCTGGATGACTTTCAGTTCGGGCGCGGTGCGCGGGTCGATCAGGACCAGTTGACCGTTGCGGACGATCACGATCTTGCCTTCGTCAGCAGGGGTCAGGGTCATGCCGGGCGGCGTGGGGATGACTTCCTGCGCGTGGGCGGCGGCGGACAGGCCCAGCAGGGCGGTGATGATCAGTGCCGTTCGTTTCATGGTGCGCTCCTGTACGTGCAGAGAGAGGAGAGGCTTACTGGTTGAGGGCGACATACACGATTGGGCTTTGTAACGTGCCGGAGTACGCGCTGGTGAGACCGTCGAGTTTGCCGTCCCCGTTGAAATCCCCTAGGGCCTTGTCCTGTGGAACTGTGTAGTAACCGCCGTAGAAGTTCGTGTTGACTGGCGTGCGGTCGAAGGTGCCGTTCCCAAAACCCCGAGTCAACTGGTTGTTGTTGATCAGGTCCAGGTGCCCGTCACCATTCAGGTCGGCCAGGGCGTAACCACTGGCATCCAGTTGCGTCACGGTGAAGCCCAGCCGCCCGTTCCCGAGCAGCAGCGTGGTGCTGTTGCGGGCGTACAGGTCGAGGTGCCCGTCCTCGTTGACATCCGCCGGGACCAGATCGGAGGAGTACACATTTGCTGGCCCAGTGGCAGCTGCCTCTGCGGCGAACGTTCCGTCGCCGTTGCCGGACATGACGTACAGCCGGTCTGAAGACGCCGCGAAGTCCAGGCGACCATCGTGGTTCAGGTCGGCCAGTAGAGGTGCTGAGTTACTGGCGTAGTAGTACAGCGGGTTGATCAGATTGGGCAGGGCATCGATGGCAGGAGCGAACGTGCCGTCCCCGTTCCCCAGGCGTGTACGTAGACTGTAGTTGGCGTAACTGGCGTCGCGTATCCAGGCAACCAGATCGGGTTTCCCGTCGCCGTTCACGTCCTTCAGGGTGTACCCGCTGAGGTCCGTCACACCTGCTTCAATCTCCAGGCTGGTCATGGGGTTGAACTTGCCCAGGCCCTTGTTAATCAGGATGCCCAGCGTGCTGTCGTTGCGGCGGACGGTCAGGTCCAGTCGCCCATCGCCGTTCAGATCGGCGGCCGCCAGGTCGGTCGGGGCCTGGCCTGTTCCGGCGGTGTACGCGGTGCGGGCTTGCAGGGTACCGTCGCCATTCCCAAGGAACACGCTGACGGTGTTGGCGCTGCTGTCGGTGCTGATCGCGTCCAGTTTGCCGTCCTCGTTCACGTCGGCGGCCAGCAGGTCGCGTATGTCCTGTCCGGCGGCCCGTTCGGTCTGCGCAGTGAAGGTCGCAGTGGCGGGCGCGGTCGCAGCGCGGAACGAGAACACGAACGGCGTGCCCGGCGCGGCGCTGCCGCCGGCGGTCAGGGTGTTGTGCAGCGTCACCTCGACCTGTTCGCCCGCGTGGTACCCGCCAGTCCGGGCGGGAATCAGCAGGCGGTCGCCGGTGGCGTCAGGCGTGCTGGCCGCCGGGGCGCTCTGGCTGGGGCGCACGCTGACGCTGGTCGCCTGCGCGCTGGCGGAGTCCAGGGTCACGCCGCAGAAACGGGCGGTCAGGGTGTCATTCAGGCCCACCGCGTGCCCGTTCGCGCCCGGTACCGCCAGGGGTGGCGCGGTGAACACCGTGCCGGTGGGCGCGGCGGCGCTGCCTGCGCTGCGCACGCTGCACAGGGGGTCGCCCGGCACGGGGCTGAAGGGCTGCACCTGCAACGTGGCGTTCAGGCTGGCGGCCAGTTGCCGCACCTTCAGGCTGTTGCCGCTGCGCAGTCCCTCGGGTGTCTGCGTGACGCGGCGGGTACTGTCGCGCACGGGCACCGCCGTGAACGCAAAGCCGTACGGGTCGTCCTGCGGGGTGGCCTGCAGCGGCAGGCGCATGCCGACGATCATGCGGTTCGCTTCCGTGCCGGTCGCCAGCGTGCGGCCCCCCTGCGGATTCAGGACCGTGAACCCGTACGGGAGGAGGCCCACGAAACCGGGCGGCGTGAAGGTCAGTTCGTCTTCCGGCAGGAACTGCACGCTGTCGTCACTGCCGGGAATGGTGCTCAGGCGCATGGTGGCCGTGTTCAGGGCGCTGGCCTGCGCGGGCCGAACGCTCAGGGCCAGGGCGTCCAGTTCGGCGGCGGTGTACGCGGCCCCGCCGGGCGCCCGCACGAAGGTGCTGATGGCCGTGTCGTGCGTGGCGGCGGGCAGCGTGCCGGGTGTCCGCACGCCCAGGAACGACACGTTCTCCAGCGCACTGGGACTGGTGACCGACACGACCGCGTAGATGTACCGGTAGCCCTCGGTGCGCGGGCGGCCCGCTGCGGGCAGGACGTCCATGGTGCCGCGCGAGACCACCCGCACGGGCGTCACGTTACCCTGCTCGCTGGTCAGGGCCTGAGCACCCAGCGGGGGCTCGATGCTGGCCGCGAAGTCCGGGGTGCCCAGCCCGCTGAAGCGCAGCGTGAACGCCGCCCCGGCGGGCGTCACGGGACCGCCGGGGGTGCTGGCGGTGGGAGGTGGGGGCGTACTGGTGCGGGATGGCTGAGCACACGCGCCGAGCAGCAGCGCCGTGGTCAGCAGGAACGGAAGGGGTCGTTTCATGCGTGGTCCTTTGCCCTGGTGAGGGCCGGTCACTGCGGGTAGAGGCTGGTGTAGGTATCGTCACCGAGCGTGACGAGGTACAGCTGGGTGTTGTAGGACAAGCCCTGCACCAGTCGGTTCGGGGCGTACGACAGTGGCGTGGGAGCCTGCGCGGTGAAACCGCCTGCGCCGCCCAGCAGCACGCTCAGGGAACTGCTGCCGTAGTCGGCGGTCAGCACGTCCAGCCACCCGTCCCCGTTCGCGTCCCCGACCAGCAGGTCACGCGGGTCGATGCCCACACCCAGGGTGGTGGGCGCGGCGAAGGTGCCGTCCCCGTTCCCCAGCGCCACGTGCACCCCGGTGCTGCTCAGGGCCGCCACGTCCTCGCGCCCGTCATTGTTGAAGTCCCCGCTCGCCACGCGGATCGGGGCCGTGACCGGAATATCGGCGGCCGCGCTGAAGGTGCCGTTCCCGGCGCCCAGGCGCACGTTCACGGCGTTCCCGCCGGTCGCGGCGACCAGCAGATCCATGCGCCCGTCGCCATTCACGTCCGCCGTGACCGCTTCGGACGGCTGCGCACCCACGCTGACCGCAGGCTGCGCGCTGAACGTGCCGCCACTGTTCAGCAGCACCGACACGGT
This region of Deinococcus sp. JMULE3 genomic DNA includes:
- a CDS encoding VCBS repeat-containing protein, which translates into the protein MKRPLPFLLTTALLLGACAQPSRTSTPPPPTASTPGGPVTPAGAAFTLRFSGLGTPDFAASIEPPLGAQALTSEQGNVTPVRVVSRGTMDVLPAAGRPRTEGYRYIYAVVSVTSPSALENVSFLGVRTPGTLPAATHDTAISTFVRAPGGAAYTAAELDALALSVRPAQASALNTATMRLSTIPGSDDSVQFLPEDELTFTPPGFVGLLPYGFTVLNPQGGRTLATGTEANRMIVGMRLPLQATPQDDPYGFAFTAVPVRDSTRRVTQTPEGLRSGNSLKVRQLAASLNATLQVQPFSPVPGDPLCSVRSAGSAAAPTGTVFTAPPLAVPGANGHAVGLNDTLTARFCGVTLDSASAQATSVSVRPSQSAPAASTPDATGDRLLIPARTGGYHAGEQVEVTLHNTLTAGGSAAPGTPFVFSFRAATAPATATFTAQTERAAGQDIRDLLAADVNEDGKLDAISTDSSANTVSVFLGNGDGTLQARTAYTAGTGQAPTDLAAADLNGDGRLDLTVRRNDSTLGILINKGLGKFNPMTSLEIEAGVTDLSGYTLKDVNGDGKPDLVAWIRDASYANYSLRTRLGNGDGTFAPAIDALPNLINPLYYYASNSAPLLADLNHDGRLDFAASSDRLYVMSGNGDGTFAAEAAATGPANVYSSDLVPADVNEDGHLDLYARNSTTLLLGNGRLGFTVTQLDASGYALADLNGDGHLDLINNNQLTRGFGNGTFDRTPVNTNFYGGYYTVPQDKALGDFNGDGKLDGLTSAYSGTLQSPIVYVALNQ
- a CDS encoding PEGA domain-containing protein, with product MKRGVVGAGLVLAGLLSGCVPAPLRAQPGAQVRLTVAPGSRAVQPVTGEEALYRAPGPGSLLVGTDRAAFVTSVVLPAQGGALVLPTVQTRPGEVVPAPLPATVGFTQVFTVASLQPMPLDAAAGARSVSDVSRVVEAAARALPAGAYTVGTTVYRVVRFGTLDVTSNVGDALVRVNGVRVGVAPLSVPDLPEGQVSVEVSRSGFKTVTQRVEIAGDSVNRVNVTLRPITGTLSVRSDVPADLLIERRPAGVVEPGVGLDLALRPGVVALNVVPRDRRLAAQNLLVRVTADRVSPVICETVAGAYACKLP
- a CDS encoding collagen-like protein produces the protein MGPVGPIGLTGPIGLTGPIGPQGVKGDTGAVGPVGPIGLTGPAGPIGPQGIQGEVGPIGLTGPIGLTGPIGPQGIKGDTGAVGPVGPIGLTGPTGPIGPQGIQGLVGPIGLTGPIGLTGPIGPQGIQGEVGPIGLTGPIGLTGPIGPQGVKGDTGAVGPVGPIGLTGPAGPIGPQGIKGEVGPIGLTGPIGLTGPIGPQGIKGDTGAIGPVGPIGLTGPAGPIGPQGIKGETGATGATGAVGPQGATGAKGDTGAQGPQGIQGPKGDKGDTGPVGPQGPEGPQGPAGPSVIPLTERREQEVTGLV
- a CDS encoding collagen-like protein — its product is MKRTALIITALLGLSAAAHAQEVIPTPPGMTLTPADEGKIVIVRNGQLVLIDPRTAPELKVIQGPAGPAGPAGPKGDKGDTGAAGATGAKGEKGDTGPAGPQGAKGDTGATGAVGPAGAKGDTGPTGPQGAKGDTGATGAVGPAGAKGDTGPAGPQGAKGDTGATGAVGPAGAKGDTGPTGPQGAKGDTGATGAVGPAGAKGDTGPQGAKGDTGATWRRRPRWRQGRYRSPGSQG